The following DNA comes from Passer domesticus isolate bPasDom1 chromosome 13, bPasDom1.hap1, whole genome shotgun sequence.
GCGCCGGTGTTGCTGTCCTGGGGAAGGAGCGCGGCGATTGGAGCGGCGCCGCCGCGCCCGCAGCCAATGGCGGGGCGGCTGCGCGGCCGCGCTCCCCCCGCCCCGTCGAGCCGCGTCCGCCCCAAACAATGAATGGGAGCGGCGAGCGCTGAGCGCGGCCCCCGGCGCCGAGGGCATCGCTCCCCGGCCGGCCACCCGGCAAGGATgccgagggcagggcaggcGCGCCGGTCCCTGGGGCTGCCGCGTGTCTTCTCCTTCTGTTTGTTCTTGCACAGCTCATCTGCTCAGATCCGATACAGCATCCCGGAGGAGCTCACACGGGGTGCCTTTGTGGGCAATATCGCCAAGGACCTGGGCACCGATGTGGCTAAACTGGCGGCAGCTAATCTGCAGGTACTGTCGGATTCGGATTCCCAGTACTTCTCTGTCAATGTGAACACCGGTGTTATTATGGTCAGCGAGAGGATAGACCGGGAGCAGCTCTGCGGGCAGAACCCACGCTGCTTCCTCCACTTGAAACTTGCCATCGAGAACCCGGTGGAGTTTTACCGTATTGAGGTGGAGATCCTGGACATCAATGACAACCCCCCGGAGTTCCCCAGCGATGAGGTTTCCTTGCGCATCTACGAGCTGGCGTCTCTGGGTGCCCGCTTCCCCATCCAGCCCGCCCAGGACCCTGACGTGGGCACCAACACCTTGCAGACCTATCACCTGAGTGCCAATGACAACTTCAACCTCAACGTGAAGGCCCGCACTGATGGTGGGAAGTTCCCTgagctggtgctggagcggGCCCTGGACCGGGAATTCAGAGCTTTCCACTACCTGGTCCTGACTGCTGAAGATGGGGGCTCTCCCCCACAGTCCAGCAAGATACGCATCACTATTCAGGTCCTGGATGCCAATGACAACCACCCGGTCTTTGACAGACCATCATACGGAGCGCGCTTGGTGGAGAACTCGCCGCTGGGCACCCTTGTGGTGAAGCTAAATGCCACGGATGTGGACGAAGGGCCCAATGGAGACATCCGCTACTCCCTCAGTAGCCACAACTCAGCTGCCTTACGCCAGATCTTTGCCATTGATGAGCAAACTGGGgagattcgtgtccagggcaacCTGGACTTCGAGGAGGCGACAGTGTATGAGATCGAAGTGGAGGCCAAGGACATGGGGTCACCCACGATGGAGGAGCACTGCAGCGTGGTGGTGGAAATCACGGACGTCAATGACAACGCCCCTGAGGTCATTCTTACCTCCTTCTCAAGCACCCTGAGCGAGGATGCGCTGCCAGGCACAGTGGTGGCCGTGATACACGTCAGAGACAGGGACTCTGGCGAGCAGGGCAAGGTCCTGTGTCACGTGTCTCCAGATCTTCCCTTCCAGCTGCGTAAGGACTACGAGCACCAGTACTCGCTGCTCACCAGCACCCGCCTGGACAGGGAGCATGTTGCCTACTACAATGTCACCGTCTCTGCCTCGGACCTGGGCAATCCCCCCCTCTCCCGCCACACCATCTTGCCGATCACCCTGATAGATGTCAATGACAACGCTCCCCAGTTTGAGCAAGCATCCTATGAAGTGCTGGTGGCAGAAAACAATCCAGTGGGCAGTGTGCTGGTTACGGTGTCTGCTGCTGACCCTGACTCGGAGCAGAATTCCCGGCTGTCCTACTCCATTCTGCGAGCTGGTGGGACAGATCCAGGCCTGGATCCTACTCGCTACCTCTCGATACATCCCACGAATGGGCAGGTCACCGCCAAATTCCCTTTTGACTATGAGCAAACCACCTATCTCCAGTTCCACGTGGAGGTCTCTGATGGTGGCTCCCCGGCCCTGAGGAACAGAACACTGGTTCATGTTTTTGTAGTGGACCAGAACGACAACGCCCCACGGGTGCatttccccagggctggggaggactCTGCTACTCAGTTACGAATTTCCCCCTCCATCGTCCCTCCTGCCCTCATCACCAAGGTGGTGGCAATAGATGCGGACTCGGGGCGCAATGCCTGGCTATCCTACCACCTCGTGGAAGCCACAGACCTGGGGCTTTTCAGCGTGGCCCTGCGTTCCGGGGAGGTCCGGATCatgcgggctctgcaggagaCGGACGCCTCTGAGCACGAGCTGCTGGTGGTGGTCCGGGATGCCGGGGAGCCCCCGCTCTCCACAGCTGTCACACTGGTGGTGCTGGTGGAGGAGAAGGGTCCagaggccctgcagggctccgaGGCTCAGGCCGCTGATGGTGGGGGCTTGCCCACTATTACGCTTTATCTGATTGTGTCCCTGGTGCTCATCTCCACCGTCTcgctggtggcactggcagcGCTGGGCATTCGGTGCCTCCGGCGGGGCTCTGCACCTGCCAACCAGGGCTGCTGCGTGGAGAGCGTGAACACGCTTCAGCCTCCTCCCAGCCACATCTTTGGGCACTTGCACTATGAGCCTAAGAAAGGGGACACTGTGATGGGCGTGCAGGTGACAGCAACGGCACCCCCCGCCCCTCGTTACCGCTCCTGCTTTTCGCCGGTCTCGGATATCAGCGAGTTCATGTTTGTGAAACCCTCCGCGGATCCCACCCTGTGCGGCGAGGTGAGCTCGGGGGTGTGGTCTGCAGCCTGAACACAGCCCCGGTGTTCGCGGGGCTCGGCACCGAACCGCCCGGCTTTGGGGGGGCGGGGGGTGTCCGCCGGTGCCCGGTGCCAGCAGCCGGGCGGGGCGGAGCGGGTTCCCCGCTGCCGGGAGTCCCCGGCGCCCTCCCGGCGCTGCGGGGGCGGAGTGGCGGCAGCGGGGGAAGGGGAGGGCTACGCCGTGCGTATTTTGGGGAAGGCGGTGAGATGGAgaaagggaggaggagggagagaaaaaggaggaggcggaggaggagggggctgtGGAGAGACGTAAAACTGTCACTCGGTCCATCCCCTCCGCTCGCCGACTTTGTGTGTCTTTGCGTATCGAGAAGCGGTTCAGCCGGCCGGGCTGCGCTCGCCCCCTCCCCCgcctcctccatccctccccgTCCGGCTCCGGCGGCTCCGGCGGCGGCTTCCTCCCTGCACAACCCGCTCGGACCCCCCCGGGGCGCAGGGGTTCCGGCTGCCGGGGCCGGCTGCGGGGgcggggaggagggggaggctgcgcggagccgccgccgctcctCTCCGCGCTGCTCCGTTCGCACACCCGGCACGGGATGCTCGCGGGACAGAGTTTGCCATGGCAGCTCCCGCTGCTGCTCGCAGTCCTCTCCTGCCTGCCGGCTCCCAGCTGCGCCCAGCTCCACTATTCCGTGCCCGAGGATCGCGAGCCGGGCTTCTCTGTGGGCGACCTGGCCAAGGACTTAGGGGTGGAGGTGCGGACCCTGGCCGCCCGCAACCTGCGCCTGGTGAGCGAGGGTGGGCAGCGGCACTTCCAGGTGGACCTGGCGGCAGGTGTGCTGCTcctggacagcaggctggaccgGGAGGCACTGTGCGGGCAGAGCCCCACGTGCTCTCTGCACCTCCAGCTCGTCATGGAGAATCCCCTCCAGCTCCACCGTGTTGAGGTGGACGTCCTCGACGTGAACGACAACGCGCCCCAGTTCCCCAAGCCAGAGGTGGTGTTGGAGATCACTGAGGTAGCCAACCCTGGGACTCGGCTCCCCTTGGAAGTGGCAGAAGACCCAGATATGGGCTCCAACTCCATCTCCACCTACGAGCTCAGCCCCAGCAAGCATTTTGCCCTGAGCATCAACGTGAGAGGAGATGGTGTTAAAATGCCCGAGATCGTACTTGAAAAAGCACTGGATAGAGAGAAAGTGCCTGTTCATCATCTAACACTGACAGCCCTGGATGGAGGGAATCCCGTGAAatctggcactgccagggttaCCATCCATGTCTTGGATGCAAATGACAACCCTCCTGTCTGTGACCCACCCATATCCAAGGTGCTTCTGGAGGAGAATGTACCAGTGGGCACTCTGGTCACCAAGCTGAATGTCACCGACCTGGATGAAGGTCCCAACGGGGATGTGGAATATTCTTTCAAAACCAGCAATAATGCACCTGGTAAATTCACCAAACTGTTCTCCTTAGATGCCCGGACAGGGGAGATCAGAACCAAAGCCCCTCTGGATTATGAGGAATCCAGTGCTTACGAGATTGCTGTTCGAGCCAGGGACAAGGGATCCCCAGCCATGGaaggccactgtcacctgcgaGTGGAATTAATTGATATCAACGATAACAGCCCGGAGATCGTGCTGACCTCTGTCTCCAGCCCGGTGCAGGAGGATGCAGCCCCAGGCACGGTGATTGCCCTCATTGGTGTGAAGGACAGCGATTCGGGTGACAACGGGCAGGTCCGTCTGCAGATAGCAAAAGAGCTCCCGTTTAAACTAGTGTCATCTTTTAAAGAGCATTTCTCGCTGGTCACCAGTGGTCCCCTTGATCGGGAGAAGGCCAGTGGATACAACATCACAGTGAGGGCTGTGGATTCAGGGTCCCCCCAGAGGGCCACACAAAAAACCTTTTATCTCCGCATTGCTGACGTGAATGATAACGCACCAAATTTCTCCAGCCCTTTTGATACAGCTCATGTTCAGGAAAACTCCCTCCCTGGAACTTCTGTCTTTTCAGTGTCAGCATCAGATCCTGATGAGGGTAGCAATGCCAAGCTGTCTTACTCCATCCTGGACAATGGGATGCAGGATGCTCCTATCTCAACCTACTTCCGAATCGATCAGGACAATGGCACCATCTACACCGTGCGAGCTCTGGATTACGAGCAGGACAAGGTGTtccaggtgcctgtggaggtgAAGGATGCTGGgtctcctgctctgagcagcactgctgtggtcCACGTGTTTGTCCTGGACGAGAATGACAATGCTCCCAACATTGTCTACCCGTCTGTCCCCAAGGGCTCTGCCTTCCACCAAGCCATCCCGGCCTTGGCAGAGCCCGGCTATCTGGTAACTAAAATTGTAGCAGTTGATGCTGACAGTGGCCATAATGCCTGGCTGTCCTACCAGCTGCAGGAGTCTGCTGAGGCTTTGCCTTTCCAAGTGGAACGCCGCTCTGGAGAGATAAGGGTTGCACAGGCTCTCAGGGAGTCAGAAGATTCCCACAGGCTGGTGGTCGAAGTGAGGGACAATGGCACGCCGTCCCTCTCGGCCTCCGTGGTAATAGTCATTTCTCCGGAGGAGAACAGTGTGCAGGACTTCTCCAAGTCCTTGGACCTCCCCCAGCCTTCTTCCGAGGATACCAACCTAACTCTTTACCTCATCATCTCCTTGGTGTCCATCTCCCTTGTGTCCTGTGTGATGTTCGGGCTGGCGGCTGCCCGGTGTCTCaaagctggcagtgccagctggacCTTCGCGGGCTGCTGCCGCGGGGCTGGCCGCAAGCCCGCCTCCCATTTCCGAGGGCAGATGAAGCCAGATGGCTTCATCAAGTACCTGGACGTGGGAGGAGCGGGCTTGACCTCCCAGGCACAGAATTACACCTCTTGTTTCTCACCCATGTCTGAGCAGAGCGATTTCCTCTTTGTAAAGCCCTTCAGCCATTCTAGCACTGCGGAGACCGTGGCTGCCTATGAGCAGGTGACCAGCACCTTAGCAAGTCCCTGTGACGGGGTAAGAGATGGCTGTTTCTTACTGTCCTCTCTGCTGAGTGCAACAGTTTGGCATATCCAGGCCACTTGGCTGCTCTCTGTCCGTCCTTCCTCCTGAGACAGTGGCCTTAGGGAACATGTGTCACTGTCATCTCCTGGGAGGTGGCAGGTGAAAGTTTTGGCTTGGCTTGGTGGAGgtgggggaaggggctgagcagcGTTATAGAATCAAAGACTCTGTGCTTGTAGCAGTGGAGAGTTTCCCCTTGGCCCCGCTCGTACTTGTTTCTATTTAAAGTGATTCTTAGTGTGGTCAGGAACAGGTTTTCTGGGGGTTTAACTTCTTGGTTCTGTTTAACCCATTTTTCTTACATGGCACATGAGCTGTGGTGCGGAGGAGGTTATGTGAAAGGAAAGTCTGCCTGTGTTTCTTTTGCTCAGTTTTAGACATGCCTTGTAgaaatttctcatttctttaaCCCCAAGTGTTATTAATTACTAACTGTGCCTTGGCAAGGGATCATTTTCCTGCTTGCTCACGTTGAACGAGGAGCTGAATTCGGTATTCAGCACTAAAATACTGAAATGTCAGGAGTGACATTATTCACAAAGATCCTGGTGACCTTATGTGCCCTTGGGCTTGCAGAGGCTGAGGAGCGGCAAGCTTTGAAAACTTGAGCTGTTTGTACTCAGATGCCTAAATATAGATGTAGGTGACTGTGTTTAGCTGGAGCTTTTATAACTTTGGGATATAAAAAGTAAAGCAATTTTGTGTCACAAATGCCTGCCCTAAATTTGAAAATGGTAATTACAACAGGAATTCAAAATATGGAAGGGCTATTCAAAATATTGGGAAGGGCTTATCTAGTGCAGTATTGTGTGTCAGCGTGTGCAAAAATGTGTATCTGAAATCTGGAGGGCAAGTCTTTCAACAGCTTCATTTGCATGCAGCATGGGGACCAGTGGGGCATCTATTTTAGGGGAGTAATTTATTCTAATATCTTCTTTCATGAGTATCATCAAAGCTGCAGAGAAATTAGTGAGAGCACATCTACTAAATAAAAATCTAGGTCAGCTCTACTTGTCTTCACTTTTCCTTAGTAATTGCATGTACAAGCAGAATAATCCTATAAAACTGATGTTTCACTATGTATGGACTATGAACTGCTCCTTCCTAAAATAGCTGAGGGAAGCATTGTCCTTTCCAGGTAGTATGTCATCACCCTGGAGTTCATTAAGATGATCATGATTTTCGGAAGTGTGTGTGTTTTCCCGACAGAAACAGTTGTGCTATTTAGTGCTTTCCACAAAGGCATGATTCAAACAGGAATATACAAGCttgctccatgtccttccttaTTTACAAAATGTTCATTGTCTGATTGTAAAATAACACTGGCAGAGAGTGATATGGGGGCTTATTAATGAGGTTACAAAGTGTGCTGCTGTGTCTGAAGGTTATTGTGTCTCCTAAACAAATAaggc
Coding sequences within:
- the LOC135280372 gene encoding protocadherin gamma-C5-like isoform X14, with the translated sequence MVSERIDREQLCGQNPRCFLHLKLAIENPVEFYRIEVEILDINDNPPEFPSDEVSLRIYELASLGARFPIQPAQDPDVGTNTLQTYHLSANDNFNLNVKARTDGGKFPELVLERALDREFRAFHYLVLTAEDGGSPPQSSKIRITIQVLDANDNHPVFDRPSYGARLVENSPLGTLVVKLNATDVDEGPNGDIRYSLSSHNSAALRQIFAIDEQTGEIRVQGNLDFEEATVYEIEVEAKDMGSPTMEEHCSVVVEITDVNDNAPEVILTSFSSTLSEDALPGTVVAVIHVRDRDSGEQGKVLCHVSPDLPFQLRKDYEHQYSLLTSTRLDREHVAYYNVTVSASDLGNPPLSRHTILPITLIDVNDNAPQFEQASYEVLVAENNPVGSVLVTVSAADPDSEQNSRLSYSILRAGGTDPGLDPTRYLSIHPTNGQVTAKFPFDYEQTTYLQFHVEVSDGGSPALRNRTLVHVFVVDQNDNAPRVHFPRAGEDSATQLRISPSIVPPALITKVVAIDADSGRNAWLSYHLVEATDLGLFSVALRSGEVRIMRALQETDASEHELLVVVRDAGEPPLSTAVTLVVLVEEKGPEALQGSEAQAADGGGLPTITLYLIVSLVLISTVSLVALAALGIRCLRRGSAPANQGCCVESVNTLQPPPSHIFGHLHYEPKKGDTVMGVQVTATAPPAPRYRSCFSPVSDISEFMFVKPSADPTLCGEQAQPNTDWRFSQTQRPGTSGSQNGEEAGAWPNNQFDTEVLQAMILASANEGADGNSTLGGGNGTMGLSARYGPQFTLQHVPDYRQNVYIPGSNATLTNAAGKRDAKSAAPAGGNKKKSGKKEKK
- the LOC135280372 gene encoding protocadherin gamma-C5-like isoform X9 produces the protein MLAGQSLPWQLPLLLAVLSCLPAPSCAQLHYSVPEDREPGFSVGDLAKDLGVEVRTLAARNLRLVSEGGQRHFQVDLAAGVLLLDSRLDREALCGQSPTCSLHLQLVMENPLQLHRVEVDVLDVNDNAPQFPKPEVVLEITEVANPGTRLPLEVAEDPDMGSNSISTYELSPSKHFALSINVRGDGVKMPEIVLEKALDREKVPVHHLTLTALDGGNPVKSGTARVTIHVLDANDNPPVCDPPISKVLLEENVPVGTLVTKLNVTDLDEGPNGDVEYSFKTSNNAPGKFTKLFSLDARTGEIRTKAPLDYEESSAYEIAVRARDKGSPAMEGHCHLRVELIDINDNSPEIVLTSVSSPVQEDAAPGTVIALIGVKDSDSGDNGQVRLQIAKELPFKLVSSFKEHFSLVTSGPLDREKASGYNITVRAVDSGSPQRATQKTFYLRIADVNDNAPNFSSPFDTAHVQENSLPGTSVFSVSASDPDEGSNAKLSYSILDNGMQDAPISTYFRIDQDNGTIYTVRALDYEQDKVFQVPVEVKDAGSPALSSTAVVHVFVLDENDNAPNIVYPSVPKGSAFHQAIPALAEPGYLVTKIVAVDADSGHNAWLSYQLQESAEALPFQVERRSGEIRVAQALRESEDSHRLVVEVRDNGTPSLSASVVIVISPEENSVQDFSKSLDLPQPSSEDTNLTLYLIISLVSISLVSCVMFGLAAARCLKAGSASWTFAGCCRGAGRKPASHFRGQMKPDGFIKYLDVGGAGLTSQAQNYTSCFSPMSEQSDFLFVKPFSHSSTAETVAAYEQVTSTLASPCDGQAQPNTDWRFSQTQRPGTSGSQNGEEAGAWPNNQFDTEVLQAMILASANEGADGNSTLGGGNGTMGLSARYGPQFTLQHVPDYRQNVYIPGSNATLTNAAGKRDAKSAAPAGGNKKKSGKKEKK